The following DNA comes from Meles meles chromosome 8, mMelMel3.1 paternal haplotype, whole genome shotgun sequence.
CTCACGGGGGCCAGAGTGTGGGCCGGGATGTCCGCACGGCTCCACCTCAGGGAGAGGGGACAGCTGCACTCACTACAGGGTGAGCACGAGAGAGATGCTCCCCAAAAAGAGCAGGAGCACTGGAACCACAGGAGAAGCAGACAGGACCGCGGTGACCCCCTGGCTCCGGGCGCCCGGGCCCATCCACGCCTGCCACCCGGCCTCCTGTGCGCCAAAGAAGTCAGACGCTGTGGCACCAAAACTGAATACCTCAGTGTCCCTGCCAAACCCACTCAGCGTCCTCGCCCTCGCCCTGGCCAGGCGGGGGTCAGCCTCAGGCAAGCTCGCCTCACTGCCTCAGTCTCCCTCCCATTCTTCAGTCCCCTCCCTCACTACGGCCTGTGTTTCTgctaatttagaaaacaaaacccaaaccgtCTCTCTGTCCTTGTTCTGAGCCAAGGCTACAGCCTCTGCTTCTCAGCCCTGAGCCTTGCTTCCCCTCACCTCGGCTTCTCACCGCCTGCTCCCGGCCATCAGCCGCCACCAAGCGTTCCCTAAAGCCTGCGAGCTGCTGGGACAGCtgacctctccctcctcccagacaCACCTGGACGGGCTCCACCTGTGGCTCCCAAGGGCGCTGGGTGTGGCTGCTCTTCGGTCTCCTTTGGTGGCCTGCCcaggccctcccctctctctctggggcGGGGTCACCTCCTCTCAAGGCCCACACATCTGTCCCCAGGCCCCCAACATTCCAGGGCCCATTCGACGCCTCCGCTCGGCAGCTTCACACGTGCCCGAAACTCGCCACAGCCCAACTTGTGATCCTGACCCTAATCTcgctctttctctgtgtcctccagCTGGAAAAGGGCCCCTGCCCAAGTCGCTGCAGAAGGCAAGCTGGCAGTCCCTAAGGGTTCCCTCCCTCTCAGCCCCACAGCCAGTGAGTTCGCGGCACCCGAGTACTGACGACACACACCTCGAGTCTGTCCGTTGGCCGCTGTGTCTCCCGCCGGCCTCACCAGCCCCGGCTCCCTGAAGGCACACGTCTGCCTTGGGGACCCCACGGTCCCAGGGTATGCTCAGAAATGGGGGTGGACTGACCACCTGGGTCACTGTCCTGCTTGAAAGGGGATCTTTGAGCCCTCGACAGTCCGACCTACCTCtgctcccactgccccttcccatGTGCCCTTCACTGCACCAGGCACTGAGCTCTGTGGTCTGCAAGGCCTTTTCCCGTTATTTGTCCAATCTGTCCCTCTGCAGCAGTCCACAAGGGGCAGAAGAGGCTCAGAGAAAGACAGGAACCTTGTCAGGGTCCCACGGCACAATGGAACAGGTCATCCCCCAGAGTAACGAGCACCTCCGGCTCCGGCCCTACACCACCACTCTGCCCCCCTTCCTTCTGCCAGCACCCCTGCTCCCGCCCTGGCCGAACCGCGGCCTCTGAACCCTCCTTTCACTCAGCGGCTGCCCTGCCGGCCACCGCTCTTGGCCTCAGCTCAGCACAGGGAAAGCAGGTGGATGGACGGGAAGGTGGCCACGGAGCCCAGGACACAGGCTGGGACAGACACTGGTGttcccttttattattaattttttaataaatttaagaacagctctatcttctctcctcccccccaGAGCAACTAAAACCAACTAAAAGGGGGCGTGGCCTGGGGGGCAGAGGGCGCTAGGAGTCATAGTCCTCTTCATCCTCTGCGTCAGGTGCCGAGGGGCCcgggggggctgggggcagaggcagagtcGAGGTGAAGGGCATGAAGGGTGTCGGGGGGCTGCAGGgcagaaagcaggagagaaagatCAGGCCCCTCCCCGGTGCCCATTTCTGCCCGCTGAGCCCTGCCTCACCCCCGTGAGCATGGAGCCCGTGGCCCTGTGTACCAGGGGGGAGCCAAGCCCGGAGAAGGGAAGGACCTAGAGCAGGTCACACGTTCCGTGGGGCTGTGTGCGGGTCAGGGAGGAGACCTGAGAGCAGTCTCCTGCATTTAAGCCCTCCTCAGTGCCTCCCCTCCTGTCCTCCAGATCTGCCACGAGGACAAAAAGGACATGTCAGCCTTGTGGCGTCTGCTAGCCCCCCTCTCGTGCCACTGAGGTGCTTACCTCTGAAAGTGGGCAGGGGGATGGCTGGCCTGGGCCGGAGCCTGTGAtgtctcctcctccccatccGTGTCTGTGTCGTCAGAGTCATCCTGGGAGCAAGGCAGGGGTCAGAGGTGACAAGAAAAGCATGAGCTCATCACTGGAGAGCCTAGACCCCCGGGAGTGGCAAGGACAGGAGACTGAGCTCTACAGCCTAACCTTTACGGGCCCAATTTACAAAGGAGCACAGGTGAGGACGGGATCAGGTGTCCAGCCAGCAAGGCCCGACAGAAGACCGCCCTCTCCACACCACAGGTTAGGGCAGCGGACTGGGGGCCTCACTCACCTCCTGCTCCGAGTCCGTCCCTGACAGCTTCTTGTCCTTGCTTTTGCTTCCCATCCCACCATTCTTCCGGCCACCGCTGCCAGGCTTTCGGCCCCTTCGGGAAGGGACAGTCCATCTGCCCAGAGATCTCAGCACTCCCTGACCACCCCCCAACCACCCCCAACCCGGGTGGCCTTGGCCTTCCTTGCCTGGACACCTGGCCCTGGCTCCCCACCTGCGGGTACCCTTGTCCCCGTCCATGTGGTTGTCTTCGCCGTCTCCCTGCATGTCAGGCACAGAGGCCACCAGGTCCTTCAAGAAGTCAAACTGCTGCTCCAGCTCAATGCACTGCTTCCTGGAAGCGGTGGGGAGAAGATGGCATTCAGGTGGGGCCCAGATGTCTGGGCCCTCAGCAAGGGGCAGCAAGGGTCTTTGGATGTCAGGAGAACGGAGCCTGGAAAACCTCCACCCCATCTCCACTAAGGGACCTTCCCATTAGGCTAGACCACccaatccctcctcccccagttcAAACCCACCAGCGTCTGAGCCACTCTGCTGGTCTCTCAGCAGCCTCCCACCTCCCCTAAGTGTGTGAACTCCTGGGGCAGGGTCCCACTGGGCCCGACCAGCTCCGGGCCACTCACAGGTGGGATGTGGTCATGGTCTTGGCATTTCGGGACTGGGTCACCTGGCAAGCCTTCTTCAACAGGGACTCCAGGAACAGCTCAAGCGCCCGAGCTGAGGAGCGTCAAGGAGAATACGGGTGGGGGATCCCCAGCCTAAAGAAGGCGACCCCTGGGCTTCCTCCCTACCCCACGTCCCTCAACCTGGCCAGGCCCTGACAGGATACAGATGATGACAGGCACCGCCGCTGCCACCTTCCCAATCTCCTCGTCAGTTTGCATGATCTTCTTGATCCGCGCCTggaaagggggcagaaaactCGGACCCTGTCACCTCCGTCCCAGAAACgggtgctggggcggggggtggggggatgagagAGGGTATCCGGGAGAAAGGGGGCGGGGGGCCCCGACGGCGGGAGAGCACGGAAGGGGGCGGGGCGTCCGTGCCCCCGAACACCGCGACGCGCCCGCCCCACCACCCAGCCCGGCTTGGGCCCGAGCCTCCCGGGAGCCCGGCCTGCTCCTCCCGGGCCCGGCCACGTGCTCACCGGCGGGAACCGCGCGTTATACTTTTTCTTCTTGCTCGGCATCTCAGGGCCTCTCTCGCCGCACCGGGCCCAGCGCCGCCGCCCGCAGCTTCCCGGCCCCCGGGCCTGCTCGCCGCCCGCCTGCCGCGGTTCCCCCGGGTCCTGGTGCCGCCTGCTCCGCCCCCGCCGCTCCCCACGAGGTCCTAGCGCCGCCGGTCAACACGCCGCTCTCAGGGCCGGAGAGCCCTCCCCTTGGAGCCTCCTGGCGGTGCGCGTCGATCCCGGACCGGACCGCCACTCCCGCCGGCCCCCCAAGCTTAGGAGAACGAACGTTAGCCCCGCCCCCGGAGCCGGGCCCGCC
Coding sequences within:
- the DRAP1 gene encoding dr1-associated corepressor isoform X1, with the protein product MPSKKKKYNARFPPARIKKIMQTDEEIGKVAAAVPVIISRALELFLESLLKKACQVTQSRNAKTMTTSHLKQCIELEQQFDFLKDLVASVPDMQGDGEDNHMDGDKGTRRWTVPSRRGRKPGSGGRKNGGMGSKSKDKKLSGTDSEQEDDSDDTDTDGEEETSQAPAQASHPPAHFQSPPTPFMPFTSTLPLPPAPPGPSAPDAEDEEDYDS
- the DRAP1 gene encoding dr1-associated corepressor isoform X2, which produces MPSKKKKYNARFPPARIKKIMQTDEEIGKVAAAVPVIISRALELFLESLLKKACQVTQSRNAKTMTTSHLKQCIELEQQFDFLKDLVASVPDMQGDGEDNHMDGDKGTRRGRKPGSGGRKNGGMGSKSKDKKLSGTDSEQEDDSDDTDTDGEEETSQAPAQASHPPAHFQSPPTPFMPFTSTLPLPPAPPGPSAPDAEDEEDYDS